CTAGACCCAAAGCCAGCTCCCAATAGCCAAATAGTAAGTTTCCCAGGAAATAGAACAGCATCCCCAGACCAAATCCCAGCCATACCTGACGTCCGCTGACAATCTGAGGACTGCGCCAATTTCTAAAACATAATATGGCTGCTGACAGATATGCGACTTCTTCAAAAACGTATGTACCGATTAAATACCAAAACGGACGCTCCTCTCCTGATGGTGTAATGCTAAATAGCAAGAAAAACAAAAGTGCTAGAACTGCCCAAGCAATTCCGGCTAGGACGATCGTCCGTACTGGCAAAAGGGATTTAGGACTGGATGATTTATCCGAAGGGTTGCTCATAGGGATTCATAGAGGAAATAGCTGGCAATGGAAAGCACAGACGTCAATCAGTTTTTGACCGCTGTTGAGATCGGATATTTTACCCCAGGTGTGCTCTTCTCAGTCGCTCTACTACAAGTCATTGCATTTTTTTGGCACCTTTTCAAGGCTACTGCCAAAGCTTACCGAGGGGAGATTGATTCAACCATTCGATAAACTGGGTCTGTTCAGATCCTGGCAGGTCTTGTAGGGTGTCCATAGCTCGACTGACGAAGCTGGCGTTTCCGAAATATTGTTTACCAAGACGATAAAGTTCTTGCAACAGGGTAATTAGATGATGTTCTTCCCAAGGGGGAAGCTGGTTGGTACTCAGCGGGTCCATTGTGAGCAGGTTATTGATAGCTTGGGGAGAGTCTGCCTGTGGAAAGCGCCACTGTTGAAGTATTTCCGTCAGATTTTTTTGAAACAATCCCGCCTGTCTGGCTCCTAAGAGATCTTCTATGTCTATATAAACCCCTTGGAGCAGCAACAGACAGGCTTGAGTGAGAGCAGTCGTTTTTGCATCGCCAGCGACATCGCCAGCGAGCTGATCTAAACGGATCTTGCCCCAGACACTATATCGTTCCGGTTCCTCCAATAGGACACAGGCTTTCCCTCGGTTATCCGTCAGATCCCGCCAGAAGGCTTTAGCTTCTTCCTCTTGGTTCGCTCTGAACACACTGATTAAGCGAAACGTTTGCCCCTGATAATTGAGAATCGGAATCTGCTGGTCCCGCT
This region of Aerosakkonema funiforme FACHB-1375 genomic DNA includes:
- a CDS encoding Npun_F0813 family protein, which codes for MFILKRQDVEITSVQHPKRDQQIPILNYQGQTFRLISVFRANQEEEAKAFWRDLTDNRGKACVLLEEPERYSVWGKIRLDQLAGDVAGDAKTTALTQACLLLLQGVYIDIEDLLGARQAGLFQKNLTEILQQWRFPQADSPQAINNLLTMDPLSTNQLPPWEEHHLITLLQELYRLGKQYFGNASFVSRAMDTLQDLPGSEQTQFIEWLNQSPLGKLWQ